The following are from one region of the Halictus rubicundus isolate RS-2024b chromosome 15, iyHalRubi1_principal, whole genome shotgun sequence genome:
- the Ewg gene encoding DNA-binding protein Ewg isoform X2, with amino-acid sequence MVSLPNAESGTMDRISDDDDDEPSSGSETYEEGDLLTAAMDDDVTAQLAAAGPVGVAAAAAIVSAKKRKRPHSFETNPSIRKRQQNRLLRKLRQTIDEFATRVGQQAVVLVATPGKPNSSYKVFGAKPLEDVVKNLRNVIMEELESALAQQAPPPVQDDPSLYELPPLIIDGIPTPVEKMTQAQLRAFIPLMLKYSTGRGKPGWGRDSTRPPWWPKELPWANVRMDARSEDEKQKISWTHALRQIVINCYKFHGREDLLPAFSEEDDKSNVLIQQSTAHSSSHPSHSSTQGQGGQSQQQQTVGVVRLSSTDSSKGNSSPAQIIAASPTTLATATQMTTQYPAVLQTITNPDGTVSIIQVDPNNPIITLPDGTTAQVQGVATIHTSQGEVQALAEVAGSAEGTSVAVDLNSVTEATLGQDGQIILTGEDGHGYPVSVSGVITVPVSASMYQTMVANIQSDGTMQVVTPMVQVPKVEPGNGETSIEAVTIQGHPMTMINAAGEHQVLQVISLKDANVLTKAMQAEVVKDEDSQQQQTVSSPE; translated from the exons ATGGTGTCTCTGCCCAACGCAGAGTCTGGAACAATGGACAGAATTtcagacgacgacgatgacgaacCAAGTAGTGGGTCCGAGACGTATGAGGAAGGTGACCTCCTCACGGCTGCCATGGACGATGACGTAACGGCCCAGCTAGCAGCTGCAG GCCCTGTTGGCGTAGCCGCAGCCGCCGCCATTGTGTCTGCGAAAAAGAGGAAACGACCTCATAGTTTCGAAACGAATCCTAGCATCAGGAAGAGACAACAAAATAGACTTCTGAGAAAACTCAGA CAAACAATAGATGAATTCGCAACGCGAGTTGGACAGCAGGCAGTGGTGTTAGTGGCCACGCCTGGAAAGCCAAACAGTAGTTATAAAGTATTCGGGGCGAAACCGTTAGAAGATGTAGTAAAGAATTTAAGGAATGTTATTATGGAAGAGCTTGAAAGCGCATTGGCGCAACAAGCTCCACCTCCAGTACAAGATGATCCATCCTTATACGAATTACCACCCCTCATCATAGATGGCATACCGACCCCCGTGGAGAAGATGACACAGGCTCAGCTCAGGGCGTTCATCCCCTTGATGTTGAAGTACTCCACGGGGAGAGGTAAACCTGGCTGGGGCAGGGATAGCACACGGCCGCCCTGGTGGCCGAAAGAGCTGCCATGGGCAAATGTTCGTATGGACGCGAGGTCCGAGGATGAGAAACAAAAG ATCTCTTGGACGCACGCGTTAAGGCAAATTGTAataaactgttataaatttcATGGAAGAGAAGATCTTCTGCCTGCGTTCAGCGAAGAGGACGACAAGTCGAACGTATTGATACAACAATCGACTGCTCACTCCTCGTCGCATCCGTCACATTCGTCCACCCAGGGCCAAGGTGGACAATCGCAACAACAACAGACGGTGGGAGTTGTTCGCCTGAGCAGCACGGATTCATCTAAGGGAAACTCTTCGCCAGCACAAATCATTGCCGCGTCTCCTACAACTCTTGCCACTGCCACTCAG ATGACGACCCAATATCCAGCAGTTTTGCAAACGATAACGAATCCCGATGGTACCGTGTCTATCATCCAAGTGGACCCCAACAACCCAATTATCACGTTACCGGATGGTACAACGGCACAAGTGCAAGGCGTTGCTACC ATTCACACGAGTCAAGGGGAAGTTCAAGCTCTCGCCGAAGTGGCAGGTAGCGCGGAGGGTACTAGCGTCGCTGTCGACCTGAACAGTGTCACAGAAGCGACACTAGGCCAAGACGGTCAGATCATTCTCACCGGAGAAGACGGACACG GGTATCCTGTGTCGGTGTCGGGAGTAATTACGGTACCGGTATCCGCTAGTATGTATCAGACAATGGTCGCCAATATACAGAGTGACGGTACGATGCAGGTAGTCACGCCGATGGTTCAAGTACCGAAAGTCGAGCCGGGGAACGGAGAGACTAGCATCGAGGCCGTcactatacagggtcatcctaTGACCATGATTAACGCAGCCGGCGAGCATCAAGTACTGCAAGTGATATCGTTGAAGGATGCCAATGTCCTCACCAAAGCCATGCAGGCTGAAGTAGTGAAGGACGAGGACAGTCAGCAACAACAAACCGTCTCTAGTCCAGAATAA
- the Ewg gene encoding DNA-binding protein Ewg isoform X1 — MVSLPNAESGTMDRISDDDDDEPSSGSETYEEGDLLTAAMDDDVTAQLAAAGWQIKHANGPVGVAAAAAIVSAKKRKRPHSFETNPSIRKRQQNRLLRKLRQTIDEFATRVGQQAVVLVATPGKPNSSYKVFGAKPLEDVVKNLRNVIMEELESALAQQAPPPVQDDPSLYELPPLIIDGIPTPVEKMTQAQLRAFIPLMLKYSTGRGKPGWGRDSTRPPWWPKELPWANVRMDARSEDEKQKISWTHALRQIVINCYKFHGREDLLPAFSEEDDKSNVLIQQSTAHSSSHPSHSSTQGQGGQSQQQQTVGVVRLSSTDSSKGNSSPAQIIAASPTTLATATQMTTQYPAVLQTITNPDGTVSIIQVDPNNPIITLPDGTTAQVQGVATIHTSQGEVQALAEVAGSAEGTSVAVDLNSVTEATLGQDGQIILTGEDGHGYPVSVSGVITVPVSASMYQTMVANIQSDGTMQVVTPMVQVPKVEPGNGETSIEAVTIQGHPMTMINAAGEHQVLQVISLKDANVLTKAMQAEVVKDEDSQQQQTVSSPE, encoded by the exons ATGGTGTCTCTGCCCAACGCAGAGTCTGGAACAATGGACAGAATTtcagacgacgacgatgacgaacCAAGTAGTGGGTCCGAGACGTATGAGGAAGGTGACCTCCTCACGGCTGCCATGGACGATGACGTAACGGCCCAGCTAGCAGCTGCAGGTTGGCAAATCAAACACGCTAATG GCCCTGTTGGCGTAGCCGCAGCCGCCGCCATTGTGTCTGCGAAAAAGAGGAAACGACCTCATAGTTTCGAAACGAATCCTAGCATCAGGAAGAGACAACAAAATAGACTTCTGAGAAAACTCAGA CAAACAATAGATGAATTCGCAACGCGAGTTGGACAGCAGGCAGTGGTGTTAGTGGCCACGCCTGGAAAGCCAAACAGTAGTTATAAAGTATTCGGGGCGAAACCGTTAGAAGATGTAGTAAAGAATTTAAGGAATGTTATTATGGAAGAGCTTGAAAGCGCATTGGCGCAACAAGCTCCACCTCCAGTACAAGATGATCCATCCTTATACGAATTACCACCCCTCATCATAGATGGCATACCGACCCCCGTGGAGAAGATGACACAGGCTCAGCTCAGGGCGTTCATCCCCTTGATGTTGAAGTACTCCACGGGGAGAGGTAAACCTGGCTGGGGCAGGGATAGCACACGGCCGCCCTGGTGGCCGAAAGAGCTGCCATGGGCAAATGTTCGTATGGACGCGAGGTCCGAGGATGAGAAACAAAAG ATCTCTTGGACGCACGCGTTAAGGCAAATTGTAataaactgttataaatttcATGGAAGAGAAGATCTTCTGCCTGCGTTCAGCGAAGAGGACGACAAGTCGAACGTATTGATACAACAATCGACTGCTCACTCCTCGTCGCATCCGTCACATTCGTCCACCCAGGGCCAAGGTGGACAATCGCAACAACAACAGACGGTGGGAGTTGTTCGCCTGAGCAGCACGGATTCATCTAAGGGAAACTCTTCGCCAGCACAAATCATTGCCGCGTCTCCTACAACTCTTGCCACTGCCACTCAG ATGACGACCCAATATCCAGCAGTTTTGCAAACGATAACGAATCCCGATGGTACCGTGTCTATCATCCAAGTGGACCCCAACAACCCAATTATCACGTTACCGGATGGTACAACGGCACAAGTGCAAGGCGTTGCTACC ATTCACACGAGTCAAGGGGAAGTTCAAGCTCTCGCCGAAGTGGCAGGTAGCGCGGAGGGTACTAGCGTCGCTGTCGACCTGAACAGTGTCACAGAAGCGACACTAGGCCAAGACGGTCAGATCATTCTCACCGGAGAAGACGGACACG GGTATCCTGTGTCGGTGTCGGGAGTAATTACGGTACCGGTATCCGCTAGTATGTATCAGACAATGGTCGCCAATATACAGAGTGACGGTACGATGCAGGTAGTCACGCCGATGGTTCAAGTACCGAAAGTCGAGCCGGGGAACGGAGAGACTAGCATCGAGGCCGTcactatacagggtcatcctaTGACCATGATTAACGCAGCCGGCGAGCATCAAGTACTGCAAGTGATATCGTTGAAGGATGCCAATGTCCTCACCAAAGCCATGCAGGCTGAAGTAGTGAAGGACGAGGACAGTCAGCAACAACAAACCGTCTCTAGTCCAGAATAA
- the Ewg gene encoding DNA-binding protein Ewg isoform X3, whose protein sequence is MVSLPNAESGTMDRISDDDDDEPSSGSETYEEGDLLTAAMDDDVTAQLAAAGWQIKHANGPVGVAAAAAIVSAKKRKRPHSFETNPSIRKRQQNRLLRKLRQTIDEFATRVGQQAVVLVATPGKPNSSYKVFGAKPLEDVVKNLRNVIMEELESALAQQAPPPVQDDPSLYELPPLIIDGIPTPVEKMTQAQLRAFIPLMLKYSTGRGKPGWGRDSTRPPWWPKELPWANVRMDARSEDEKQKISWTHALRQIVINCYKFHGREDLLPAFSEEDDKSNVLIQQSTAHSSSHPSHSSTQGQGGQSQQQQTMTTQYPAVLQTITNPDGTVSIIQVDPNNPIITLPDGTTAQVQGVATIHTSQGEVQALAEVAGSAEGTSVAVDLNSVTEATLGQDGQIILTGEDGHGYPVSVSGVITVPVSASMYQTMVANIQSDGTMQVVTPMVQVPKVEPGNGETSIEAVTIQGHPMTMINAAGEHQVLQVISLKDANVLTKAMQAEVVKDEDSQQQQTVSSPE, encoded by the exons ATGGTGTCTCTGCCCAACGCAGAGTCTGGAACAATGGACAGAATTtcagacgacgacgatgacgaacCAAGTAGTGGGTCCGAGACGTATGAGGAAGGTGACCTCCTCACGGCTGCCATGGACGATGACGTAACGGCCCAGCTAGCAGCTGCAGGTTGGCAAATCAAACACGCTAATG GCCCTGTTGGCGTAGCCGCAGCCGCCGCCATTGTGTCTGCGAAAAAGAGGAAACGACCTCATAGTTTCGAAACGAATCCTAGCATCAGGAAGAGACAACAAAATAGACTTCTGAGAAAACTCAGA CAAACAATAGATGAATTCGCAACGCGAGTTGGACAGCAGGCAGTGGTGTTAGTGGCCACGCCTGGAAAGCCAAACAGTAGTTATAAAGTATTCGGGGCGAAACCGTTAGAAGATGTAGTAAAGAATTTAAGGAATGTTATTATGGAAGAGCTTGAAAGCGCATTGGCGCAACAAGCTCCACCTCCAGTACAAGATGATCCATCCTTATACGAATTACCACCCCTCATCATAGATGGCATACCGACCCCCGTGGAGAAGATGACACAGGCTCAGCTCAGGGCGTTCATCCCCTTGATGTTGAAGTACTCCACGGGGAGAGGTAAACCTGGCTGGGGCAGGGATAGCACACGGCCGCCCTGGTGGCCGAAAGAGCTGCCATGGGCAAATGTTCGTATGGACGCGAGGTCCGAGGATGAGAAACAAAAG ATCTCTTGGACGCACGCGTTAAGGCAAATTGTAataaactgttataaatttcATGGAAGAGAAGATCTTCTGCCTGCGTTCAGCGAAGAGGACGACAAGTCGAACGTATTGATACAACAATCGACTGCTCACTCCTCGTCGCATCCGTCACATTCGTCCACCCAGGGCCAAGGTGGACAATCGCAACAACAACAGACG ATGACGACCCAATATCCAGCAGTTTTGCAAACGATAACGAATCCCGATGGTACCGTGTCTATCATCCAAGTGGACCCCAACAACCCAATTATCACGTTACCGGATGGTACAACGGCACAAGTGCAAGGCGTTGCTACC ATTCACACGAGTCAAGGGGAAGTTCAAGCTCTCGCCGAAGTGGCAGGTAGCGCGGAGGGTACTAGCGTCGCTGTCGACCTGAACAGTGTCACAGAAGCGACACTAGGCCAAGACGGTCAGATCATTCTCACCGGAGAAGACGGACACG GGTATCCTGTGTCGGTGTCGGGAGTAATTACGGTACCGGTATCCGCTAGTATGTATCAGACAATGGTCGCCAATATACAGAGTGACGGTACGATGCAGGTAGTCACGCCGATGGTTCAAGTACCGAAAGTCGAGCCGGGGAACGGAGAGACTAGCATCGAGGCCGTcactatacagggtcatcctaTGACCATGATTAACGCAGCCGGCGAGCATCAAGTACTGCAAGTGATATCGTTGAAGGATGCCAATGTCCTCACCAAAGCCATGCAGGCTGAAGTAGTGAAGGACGAGGACAGTCAGCAACAACAAACCGTCTCTAGTCCAGAATAA
- the Ewg gene encoding DNA-binding protein Ewg isoform X4: MRKRPHSFETNPSIRKRQQNRLLRKLRQTIDEFATRVGQQAVVLVATPGKPNSSYKVFGAKPLEDVVKNLRNVIMEELESALAQQAPPPVQDDPSLYELPPLIIDGIPTPVEKMTQAQLRAFIPLMLKYSTGRGKPGWGRDSTRPPWWPKELPWANVRMDARSEDEKQKISWTHALRQIVINCYKFHGREDLLPAFSEEDDKSNVLIQQSTAHSSSHPSHSSTQGQGGQSQQQQTVGVVRLSSTDSSKGNSSPAQIIAASPTTLATATQMTTQYPAVLQTITNPDGTVSIIQVDPNNPIITLPDGTTAQVQGVATIHTSQGEVQALAEVAGSAEGTSVAVDLNSVTEATLGQDGQIILTGEDGHGYPVSVSGVITVPVSASMYQTMVANIQSDGTMQVVTPMVQVPKVEPGNGETSIEAVTIQGHPMTMINAAGEHQVLQVISLKDANVLTKAMQAEVVKDEDSQQQQTVSSPE; encoded by the exons ATG AGGAAACGACCTCATAGTTTCGAAACGAATCCTAGCATCAGGAAGAGACAACAAAATAGACTTCTGAGAAAACTCAGA CAAACAATAGATGAATTCGCAACGCGAGTTGGACAGCAGGCAGTGGTGTTAGTGGCCACGCCTGGAAAGCCAAACAGTAGTTATAAAGTATTCGGGGCGAAACCGTTAGAAGATGTAGTAAAGAATTTAAGGAATGTTATTATGGAAGAGCTTGAAAGCGCATTGGCGCAACAAGCTCCACCTCCAGTACAAGATGATCCATCCTTATACGAATTACCACCCCTCATCATAGATGGCATACCGACCCCCGTGGAGAAGATGACACAGGCTCAGCTCAGGGCGTTCATCCCCTTGATGTTGAAGTACTCCACGGGGAGAGGTAAACCTGGCTGGGGCAGGGATAGCACACGGCCGCCCTGGTGGCCGAAAGAGCTGCCATGGGCAAATGTTCGTATGGACGCGAGGTCCGAGGATGAGAAACAAAAG ATCTCTTGGACGCACGCGTTAAGGCAAATTGTAataaactgttataaatttcATGGAAGAGAAGATCTTCTGCCTGCGTTCAGCGAAGAGGACGACAAGTCGAACGTATTGATACAACAATCGACTGCTCACTCCTCGTCGCATCCGTCACATTCGTCCACCCAGGGCCAAGGTGGACAATCGCAACAACAACAGACGGTGGGAGTTGTTCGCCTGAGCAGCACGGATTCATCTAAGGGAAACTCTTCGCCAGCACAAATCATTGCCGCGTCTCCTACAACTCTTGCCACTGCCACTCAG ATGACGACCCAATATCCAGCAGTTTTGCAAACGATAACGAATCCCGATGGTACCGTGTCTATCATCCAAGTGGACCCCAACAACCCAATTATCACGTTACCGGATGGTACAACGGCACAAGTGCAAGGCGTTGCTACC ATTCACACGAGTCAAGGGGAAGTTCAAGCTCTCGCCGAAGTGGCAGGTAGCGCGGAGGGTACTAGCGTCGCTGTCGACCTGAACAGTGTCACAGAAGCGACACTAGGCCAAGACGGTCAGATCATTCTCACCGGAGAAGACGGACACG GGTATCCTGTGTCGGTGTCGGGAGTAATTACGGTACCGGTATCCGCTAGTATGTATCAGACAATGGTCGCCAATATACAGAGTGACGGTACGATGCAGGTAGTCACGCCGATGGTTCAAGTACCGAAAGTCGAGCCGGGGAACGGAGAGACTAGCATCGAGGCCGTcactatacagggtcatcctaTGACCATGATTAACGCAGCCGGCGAGCATCAAGTACTGCAAGTGATATCGTTGAAGGATGCCAATGTCCTCACCAAAGCCATGCAGGCTGAAGTAGTGAAGGACGAGGACAGTCAGCAACAACAAACCGTCTCTAGTCCAGAATAA